ACATCTCGTCCGAGCCGGCGTACTTGTCCAGATTTTTGGGGTCCCGCACCGACAGCTCTATTTTGACGTCATGGAACCCGAAATCGGCCATGATCGACAGCGAGAAGTCCAGCACCCGCAGGATCTCGTCGTCCATCTGGGCCGGGGTGCAGATGATGTGGGCGTCGTCCTGGGTGAAGCCCCGCACCCGGAACAGCCCGGTCAGGGTTCCGCTTCTCTCATAGCGGTAGACGGTGCCCAGCTCGGCCCAGCGCAGCGGCAGGTCCCGGTAGGAGTAGTGCCCGGACTTGTAGATCAGGATCTGCATCGGGCAGTTGACCGGCTTCAGGTAATAGTCGGTGCCGTCGATGTCCAGCGGGGAGTACATGTTCTCCTTGTAGAACTTCAGGTGGCCCGAGGTCTGCCACACCCATTCCTTGCCGATGTGCGGGGTGTAGACGATGTCGTAGCCCCCGGCGAAATGCCGTTTGCGCCAGTGGTCCTCCACGATGGACCGCATCCTGGCCCCCTTGGGATGCCAGCACACCAGCCCGGCCCCCATCTCCTCATGGAGCGAGAACAGGTCCATCTCCTTGCCCAGCTTGCGGTGGTCCCGCTTCTTGATCTCCTCCAGCTTCTGCAGGTGGGCCTCCAGCTGTTCCTTCTTGTCGAAGGCGGTGCCGTAGATCCGCTGCAGCATCCTCCGTTTCTCGTCGCCCCGCCAGTAGGCCCCGGCCACCGACAGCAGCTTGTAACAGCGCATCCGGCCGGTGGATGGCAGGTGCGGCCCCCGGCACAGGTCGGCGAACTGGCCCTGGCGGTAGAGGGAGATCTTCTCGCCCTCCGGCAGGTCGTTGATCAGTTCCACTTTATAACTTTCCCCTTTGGAGCCGAAGTATTCCAGGGCCTCGGCCCTTGACAGCTCCTGCCTGGTGATCGGCAGATCGCGCTTGACGATCTCGGCCATCTGGGCCTCTATCCTGGCCAGGTCCTCCGGGGCAAAGGGGGTATCCCGGTCGAAATCGTAGTAGAAGCCGTCCTCGATGGACGGCCCGATGGCCACCTTGACATCCGGGTACAGCTCGGTGACGGCCTGGGCCATCAGGTGGCTGGCCGAATGGCGGTATATGTCTTTTCCCTCCGCCGAATCAAAGGTCAGGGCGGTGAAGGCGGCGTCATGGTCGATGGCGGTGCCCAGGTCCACCGGCTTACCGTCTATTGTGGCCGCCAGCGAAGCTTTGGCCAATCCGCTGCCGATGGATCTTACCACCTCGGCGGCGCTGATCCCTTTGGGGTACTCCCTGACGCTGCCGTCCGGCAGGGTGATCTTGATGCTGTTGCTGTCCATGTTGGTTCCCTTATTCTCTGGTGATAATGCCTATTTTTTAACATTTTATATTACCATTATATGCGGCTTAATGTCAATATATTTTAACAGGTTACGTGGATTTATAATTGGCGGATTATCCCCGGCCGGATAGGGGTTCCGGGCTTTTGAACCGCAAAGACGCAAAGGGCGCAAAGGCTTTTACTTAAAAAGGAACAGTCATTGCGAAAACACTCCCTGCCTCCCAGCGGAAGCAATCCCGTATTGTCATCCCGGGGCACCTTTCAATTTCTAAATTCTAATATCGAAATCCTAAACAATATCAAATACCAAAGGATAAAACACCAAACCGTCACGAGTTTTGGATCTGGTGCTTAGTGCTTGTTTAGTGTTTAGTAATTCGTATTAAGTAATTACCGCTGCTGCTGCTTCCCCGCCCGATCCGTGTGCATCCCTGCCGATCCGTGTTAATCTGTGTGCTATTGGTCCCCCGTCCTGCCTATGCCCGGCACCGTAGGGGCGGGTTACAAACCCGCCGCTACATTAAATTTTTATCCGCTTCCGCAACCCAACACAATAAAAGATCCGTGTGCATCCGTATAGATCCGTCTAATCCGCGTTCCATGGTGCCCGGTATCCCATACTCACACATTCAACCTGCCAGGCAACGATGCCTTCTCAGTGTGACAGGCTTTCTGCATTATAACTTACTGTAAACTGTATGAAACCTTGACTTTTTCCCCTTTATGGGTTATCTTTATCATGTCTTCGCGTTGTGAACTATGAACTGAAAACTTCTATCCCAAACTGCTTGGGCTTTCATTCTTTAAACTTTAAGCTTTAAACTTTAAACTTATAAAAGGGGGGCGACAGGTTTCGACGGATCAAGATAGATCAAAGTGGCATGTCGAGAAGGTCAGAGGGCTCGTTAAAATACTGGCAAGCCATCTAAATGGCAACTATAATTACGCTTTAGCAGCTTAATTTTAAGCGCTATGTCGCTGCAGGTCTCCGCCCATCGGGCCTGCAAACGACATCGTAAAGAAGGGCTGGTTCCGGGTGATGTCCCGGCATTCGGAACGAGATCTCAGGGGCTGCTCCGACCAGGACCGTGTTTATGCGGGCCTTTAGGAAAAGACAAAACATAAACTAAACATGTAGAGGCTTCGGTTGTTCTTTTTTCGGACGTGGGTTCGATTCCCACCGCCTCCACCATTTTGCGGGAACCGCCTTAACTCGTTGATATTTCAATATCGAAACGGGTTCAATCGGCGGTTTCTGCTTTTTAGGACCATCATGAAACTGCTGGATGATCTCAAAGGGCGGAAGCAGCGTAATCATTACGTTCCGGTCCTTTATGGACAGGTTCAATCCGATAGACCGTAATAGCACCCGGATATCCTCCTGGCTGCCATTTTGGAAGCGCCTTACGATCTCGCTGGCTGTATCAAAGACGCCAATGGCCTCATCGATCCAGCTCTTTAGCCGGTGCTCAGACCCTTCCAGGATCATCTTGAGCTTCTCATGCTCCTTGGACAGATCATCGTTCTTCTGATTGAACGCTTCCTCGCTGACACTACCCGCCAGCATCAGGTCCAGCAGTTTCGCCTTCTTGTCTGCACATAGGGCCAGGGTTTTCTTCCTGGACTCGACCTCGGCCTGATGATATGCCACTTCGGTATCCTTCATCTTCTGTAGTTTCGATACCGCCCAGGCATGGACCTCCGGCCTGACCTGTATCCGTTCCAGCAGGGCAAGGACCTGGGTAGCGATCTCTTCTTCCTTTATCAGACCCTGGGGGCACTTGGGGTCATTTGACTTGGTGCACATGTAATACACCCACCGATGGACATTACCGTTCTTCTGCTTCTTGACCTTCTCGAAGGCAGTAATGCATGACCCGCAACGAGCGCATTTGAAAATACCCCGATAAAGGAATACCCGGCTATGAGCCCTGGGATTATTCGGAGAGTGAATGTAATCCTGCACACGATAAAAGTCCTCCTCCGTTACCATGGGTGGATGGATGCCCCGCATCATCGGCCGGTTGCCGAACTTAAAGTATCCGCAGTAGAACGGATTTGAGAAGATCCGGTAGAAGGAACTCTTGGCCAGCTTCTTTCCGGTGACGGTGCGAAGGCCGTCCACATTTGTGGCTATCCGATGGATCTCGCTTAGAGGATATCTCTTTTCTATTAACCATTTCCAGTACTTGCATAACAGGGGAAACCTTACCGGATCTTTTATGATGATCCGTTTTTCCCTCTGTTCGGCGCGGGCATTAAGATATCCGATGGCAGGCCTGCCGGGCATGATGCCCTTTTCGCACTTGGCTCTAAGCCCACGATTGATGTGATCGCGCAGGCTCTTGATGTACTCGGTAGCCACACCGAATTCAAACATCATGTAAAGGACATTGTCTCCCGGATAATGACTTTTCTCTCTGGTCCGGATATGTAGGATCACACCCTTCTCCAACAGGTAGTTGATCTGGCCGCCATCCCAATTGTTCCTAGCCAGACGGTCCAAAGAGAAACACAGGATCCCCGATGCCTTGCCCGACTGGATCTCTTTTACCATGCGGTTGAACTCCGGCCGGCCCGTGTCCTTGGCTGACCGAGATTCCGTGATGACCCCGACTATCTCGAGGTTCTCTCTCTCTGCGATGGCTTTCATCTCCCTGACCTGCGAATCGATGCTAGCCACCTGACGATCTCGGTCCTCGGTTGATTTCCTCGCGTAGAGAAAATACTTGGGTCGCTGTTTCATGATACCTCCTTGTATAAAAAAGTTTAGGGGGCAGCCTCTTTATGAGACCGCCCCCGTTTCCGTTACTCCGGGAAGTACTGTATCAGTTCCTCACGTATCTCATTATAGGTGATGTCCTGATTCTGTACCATGGCAGATAACCGGAGGTTGATGAATTTGCGGTATCGCCACCTGGCCTTGGCATCGAAGCCGTGGTCTATGAGAACCTGTTCCAGAGATTTCAGGTTTCCGGCCAGGGATACCAGTTTATGGATTCCATAGAACTTGATCAGCTCGTTGAAGGAATCCTTTTCTCCGCTGACAGCAGTTATAGCTTTCAGGTCATCCAGGATGTTTGCCACACCCACAGTATTTTCCGTGTAATGATGTGCATTCAATGAATCCTGGATCTGCCGGGTAAAGATATCCTTTACATCCTGCCAGTGCTCTATCAGAAGGGCATAGGTATCAAACCCCAGCCGCTTACTAACCGACAGGCTGGTAAGATACCGTAACTCCCAGCGCATTAGATTATCACCCAGTCCAAAGGTGCCGTACTGTTTAGAACGTAATTCCGCAAGTTTGTCATAGATAACCATTGCGAACTGAGAATTGGAATACTGGACACCTGTCTCATAAACCACTTTGGATAACCGGGACAGGGTAAGGTCCTCCAAGGCCGGTTTGTAGTGCATGAATGGGTTTCTGGTAGCGACATCTGTAAAGACGTCAAGGCGGACTATCTTTGCCCCGTTTAGGTCAAAGGTGAATCCGGCCTCGGTTTCCAAATGGTGCTGAACTCTTTCCATGATGGCGATAAACTCCTCCTTGGAAAGAGAACCAACATTGGCTCCGCCTCCATTAGCGAAACGCCTGGGATTTACGGTCAGGTACAAATGACCCCGGACCGATTCCAGCCTGAGGCCGGGATAATCATACCGCAGGGACCCATATGTTATCTCCGTACCGTTGTCGAATTTAAGGGCGATACCCTGGGCAGTAGGCTGACCGTCCTGTTCAAAACGGTTAGCCAGGGAAAGCTTGTGGCCTGCAGACTTGACAGCATGACTGCTGATCTGCAATCTTAACTTGTCTATCATAGAAGTATACCTCCTACTAAAATAAATAAGATAAGGCTACCTTAATATTGATACTAAGGTAGCCTCGTTGTTTACGGGCAACCGCCCGGGCTTTTACTGCAAATAATGCGGTAAATCGATAAGAGCCTCGCCACCTGATCACTAGCCTCGGATATATCGAGGTCTATACCATAAACTTTCTTGTACAGACTGCGGTATTCCTCAACCTGGGGATCAGAGACAAGGCTCTCTTTTAAAACCACTACGGGTTTATCTTCAAAGTTGTCTACTGGCTGATATCACCTCCTTTCTTATTTTTATTTAATAGTGGTTATCTTCTATTCCGGATTTCAACATCCAAGGGGGAAAGGCTAAACGGTTACTCAAGAGACTAAAAGAAAGAGAAAGATGAAAGGGAGAAAAGAAAATTCAAAAGAGAAAAGCGTATAGTTTACACAAAAAACAAAACCCCCATGCCTACAGGCACAGGGGAACGGAAAACCCTAAAAAAACTTAAAAGACCAAGAAAGCCAAAGAGCCAGCAAAAAGAAAGCACCAGTGGACAGCCCCCCCAAAGGAATACCCTTGAAAAACTAACCCCAAAAGGTGTCAAAATGACATACTATATATTATAGGCTTATATAATAATTTGTGTGCCATAATGGCATTATCAATGTTTGTACAAGGTAAAAACAGCTATTCACTTTGATCCTCGTGCAATTTCATAATGGCATCCATGGCCTCTTCAGCATTATCCGGCATAGGGGGTTCGCATATATAGACATTTTCACGACCCTGAAAAAGCTGCTCTCCCTTACTGTATCTGATTATTGTAATATATTCCCCTTTTTCGAGATTTTCCAAGCATCGATGCACGGTTCTCAGAGATATTCCCAATCTTTTAGATATGGTTGTGCATGTAACAGTAACAAAGGGCATATGAGTACCCAGCTTATAGAAATAACCATAGACCAGCTTATCAGCGGCATTCAATTTCTTTGTTTCCAATACGGCCTTGGGGATCCGGATGTGGTTGTCATTGCTGTTAGCATTGTAAGAAGGCATATAGCCGGGCTGTTTCCTTATCCATCGTTCAAAGATACGGAAATCCCGTGAAAGCTTCTGTGATGCTTTGGATTGAGGGTTGGCATCCTTAATTATCGCCCTGCGCTTGGCATCGTACTGGTCTTTTAAATCTTTGAACTTTTTATATTGATCATTCTTCATAAGAGCACTTTCGTCCAAATCCACTCAAAATGGAGTATTTAGGTACTTTTTTAGCCCCTTGTAAAACAATATACAGCCCAACAAATCAATATAATGCGTTATTGTGCAAGGGCATACACTGCTTCAGTGGCGATCGTTTTAAAATAATGGAGGTAGAGCAAAAGGGTACGAACAGCACAGAACGACCAGGTGAAAGGGGGTGAAAACAGGATTTACTCTTTTCCATATAAGGACCCCGGAGGCACGAAAATATTTCCATTTCAAAGAGATAATATCTATAGGCTCAATAAAAAATCCCAAATTTTAGGAATTTGCAATAAGAACTTTAATCAACCTTTGCGCGAATAGCTGCCCAATCTTTACCCCTCGGCATTATGAACAATCCCTTGCCATTGCTTCGGTGCTCCCAAAGTTCTCCAATCTGACGTTTCTCTTTGCTGTCCGGTAAATCCCAATCCCGCTCATTTTTATATTCGACAACCAGCACCCGGCCGTCCTCCAATAGGCACACAAAATCAGGGTAAAAACGGTCCGTACTAGTCTGCAAGGAGAATGAAGTAGACTTATGGGATATGTTCCGGACCCAGTATTTAACACCTTCTAACTGAGTGGCCAGGAATACAGCACACTCAAACTCTTCGCCATCGGCCTTTAGATCCCCGATAACAGGGAAGAAGTGCTTAGGCAACTCGGTAAACCCGTTATATGGAGTATTATAGGCATACTTGCCCTGTTCAAACAACATAAAACAATGGTCATCAGCAATGAAATTATCAGGCAAGCCCATAAGTCCCTGATGGACTGATTTCATAGCCTTCAATTTAGCCGATTTAATCTTTTCGTCAAGCCTGGACCGCAACTGGAATTTCAGATAAGTTAATTGTTCAAGAGTAAAGCCTCTTTGCTCGACAAGATTGGTGATAGCTTTGTTCAGAAAGGCAGCCTTTTCATCCGGTGAAATGGTGTCTTCCGGAATATTCCGTTCCAACCACCTTGTTAATATGCCCTGATCCCACACCTCCTGGTGTTCTACAAACGCTAACTCGGTTGTTAGTTTATCGAAATATTCAAAGTTAACCTTCCCCTTGGTGCTGATATTGAATCGGCCTCCCTGGACGGCGCTTTCATCTTTGCTAAATTCGCTTTCCGATAACTCACCGGGATAATCCAATAACCGCCATTCGCCCTGGAGCAAATGGGTTTCCTCAAATGCTTCCCACAGATCGCCATTTCGATAGGACAGTAATGGTACCTTGAATTTTACATCCATTTCAGAGGGAAATTTTGGCTTATTAGAGATAGGGGTTTTCAGCTTTTCAAAGGCTTTACGAAATGCGTTCTTGCCTTCAGCGGTTTTAAATACACTGACCGCTTCTTCCGCTTGTTTAGCGCTCCAATTCCCTTTTATGGTAATGGAACCGGATTCCGGTATAATTTCAAACTTATCTTCCCAATTTGAAGGGATTGTTTCAGGATCAAGAACTTCGGGCGTGGCAAAAGTAATCGAGGTGGGGCTGAATAGCTCTAAAGCCTCTGATTCTTCCGGAGCATGGATAAGATCCTTGGTTTCCTGCTTCTCAAAGCCATTTCTAACCAAACCATCCCGCAAGCTTTCCACCGTAGCCTGAAAATCCGATGAGGTTACGAATGCATAGGCTTCATTTAGCTCTGGGCACTGCTTTTTATAGGCCCTTGGCATCCTCAATATACGGCCCAAAACCTGCTCGGCGGCTGTAGATGAGTTAGTATTGCGGAAGGTGCACAATATATAAGCAAACGGGCAATCCCAGCCCTCTTTTAGCTTGTCAACCGTAATTATATACCGCAAACGGCAGGTCTCACTAAGAACATCTTCTTTACCAAGCGTATCTTCGGCTCCGGTAGCTATAGCTATTTCTTCCTCCAGTATGCCGAAATCTTCCATCAAGGCCTTTTTTACCTTTTCCGGCACCAGGGTTTCCCGGCCGGCATCATGTCGCTCTGCTTGCAACAACATAACCGGCCGAATATACTCACCAGTAAGCTTCTTTTCCTCGTTGGCTTTTTCCTGCAGGTGGTTAAGCCGGGCTATAGCATCCCGTAAAGCATCCTGCCAATTAGGCCTCCGGATCAACTCTAGGGGCAATTTAATCATCTCGGCAGCCTGCAGTGATGCCGCGGACACACTGTATAGAACGTTGCTGGGCTGGTGAGAACGGTCGGGGGTGGCTGTCAATTCCAGGATAGCACAAGGTTCAAAACGGGACAATGTTTCAAAAGCAAGGGTGGTGCCCTGGTTATGGGCTTCGTCAACAATAACGAAGGGGTGGCGAAGCCTTAACATATCAACAAAAGAGGTATTACCCCGCACTTGTGCATCGGTAATACCATCAAAATGTGAAACCATGTCTGTATTCTGCTTATAGGCAGTCAAACGGTCTTTATCGTCCTGTTTAAAAGACTGCATGGTGGAAACAATTATGACATTGCTGGAATTGGCAACGGCTGGGGTTATCCGCATTGCTTCGTCAATATCCATTACCTCTACCGAATCGAGCGCAGAAAAGACAGCCTGATGAAGGAGATTGTTTGGGTCTTTTAAAGCTTTCAGGGTTTGGGTCAATATCGGCTCGGACGGCACAAGCCACAAGGTTATGCTATGCTGGACAAACAAATAACTTTGATTAACCCGCGGAATGGTCATCCCGGCAACTAAGGTTTTACCACCGCCGGTGGGGATCCGCAAACAGACATAGGGCACACCGGGCAGTTTTTTCAAATTACGGTACAAAAGTGGTGTACCATACCATTCCCTGGTGGTTTCTTCGTAGGCTTGGCTATGGCTTGGTAGATCACGACAACGGCGCAGGAACAGCTCGTACCAATCAATGGCTTGCTGCTGATATTCCTTTAAAATCATAGTGCATCCACCCTTATCTTATAAGGCAGCTGTTTAAAAGTGATTTTCTCTTGCCTGAGTCTATTTGCTCCCAATCTGCAGGCTGTGCCATAAATAACCTTTGGGCCTTTGTGCTTTGGCAAATGAGATAGC
The sequence above is drawn from the Candidatus Edwardsbacteria bacterium genome and encodes:
- the thrS gene encoding threonine--tRNA ligase, with protein sequence MDSNSIKITLPDGSVREYPKGISAAEVVRSIGSGLAKASLAATIDGKPVDLGTAIDHDAAFTALTFDSAEGKDIYRHSASHLMAQAVTELYPDVKVAIGPSIEDGFYYDFDRDTPFAPEDLARIEAQMAEIVKRDLPITRQELSRAEALEYFGSKGESYKVELINDLPEGEKISLYRQGQFADLCRGPHLPSTGRMRCYKLLSVAGAYWRGDEKRRMLQRIYGTAFDKKEQLEAHLQKLEEIKKRDHRKLGKEMDLFSLHEEMGAGLVCWHPKGARMRSIVEDHWRKRHFAGGYDIVYTPHIGKEWVWQTSGHLKFYKENMYSPLDIDGTDYYLKPVNCPMQILIYKSGHYSYRDLPLRWAELGTVYRYERSGTLTGLFRVRGFTQDDAHIICTPAQMDDEILRVLDFSLSIMADFGFHDVKIELSVRDPKNLDKYAGSDEMWVKGEQSLVKALQARHIDYERMEGEAVFYGPKIDIKIRDSLGRLWQCTTIQFDFNMPVGFDMTYIGEDGKEHRPYMVHRALLGSLERFFGILIEHYAGNFPLWLAPVQLAVMNITDAQAGYAGQLMEKLASAGFRVKKFLGSEKVGAKIRDAEMEKIPYMAVVGGREMETGRVSLRKHGQGDIGQMTIEELMAKLKAEVEAKS
- a CDS encoding DEAD/DEAH box helicase family protein: MILKEYQQQAIDWYELFLRRCRDLPSHSQAYEETTREWYGTPLLYRNLKKLPGVPYVCLRIPTGGGKTLVAGMTIPRVNQSYLFVQHSITLWLVPSEPILTQTLKALKDPNNLLHQAVFSALDSVEVMDIDEAMRITPAVANSSNVIIVSTMQSFKQDDKDRLTAYKQNTDMVSHFDGITDAQVRGNTSFVDMLRLRHPFVIVDEAHNQGTTLAFETLSRFEPCAILELTATPDRSHQPSNVLYSVSAASLQAAEMIKLPLELIRRPNWQDALRDAIARLNHLQEKANEEKKLTGEYIRPVMLLQAERHDAGRETLVPEKVKKALMEDFGILEEEIAIATGAEDTLGKEDVLSETCRLRYIITVDKLKEGWDCPFAYILCTFRNTNSSTAAEQVLGRILRMPRAYKKQCPELNEAYAFVTSSDFQATVESLRDGLVRNGFEKQETKDLIHAPEESEALELFSPTSITFATPEVLDPETIPSNWEDKFEIIPESGSITIKGNWSAKQAEEAVSVFKTAEGKNAFRKAFEKLKTPISNKPKFPSEMDVKFKVPLLSYRNGDLWEAFEETHLLQGEWRLLDYPGELSESEFSKDESAVQGGRFNISTKGKVNFEYFDKLTTELAFVEHQEVWDQGILTRWLERNIPEDTISPDEKAAFLNKAITNLVEQRGFTLEQLTYLKFQLRSRLDEKIKSAKLKAMKSVHQGLMGLPDNFIADDHCFMLFEQGKYAYNTPYNGFTELPKHFFPVIGDLKADGEEFECAVFLATQLEGVKYWVRNISHKSTSFSLQTSTDRFYPDFVCLLEDGRVLVVEYKNERDWDLPDSKEKRQIGELWEHRSNGKGLFIMPRGKDWAAIRAKVD
- a CDS encoding winged helix-turn-helix transcriptional regulator yields the protein MKNDQYKKFKDLKDQYDAKRRAIIKDANPQSKASQKLSRDFRIFERWIRKQPGYMPSYNANSNDNHIRIPKAVLETKKLNAADKLVYGYFYKLGTHMPFVTVTCTTISKRLGISLRTVHRCLENLEKGEYITIIRYSKGEQLFQGRENVYICEPPMPDNAEEAMDAIMKLHEDQSE